The following are encoded together in the Flavobacterium sp. TR2 genome:
- a CDS encoding response regulator — MNLNILIVDDHPMTVDSYVNLLSDGQFQENTPNFIKSYNCEDAYNKIILNLKQNINIDIALLDINLPPHKQLNINDGIDLAFVLKEKFTKCKIVLLTMRSEPLTVDKIIKGIRPEGFISKNDINFESFPVICKNIIDGEIFRSSTIVESQRELFKKNINWDNHDNQILILISEGVKTVNLPDYIPLSMSAIEKRKANIKDQLLKGKGSDKDLIEKAKNLGLL; from the coding sequence ATGAACCTAAATATTTTAATCGTCGACGACCATCCGATGACTGTGGATAGTTATGTCAACCTTTTATCCGACGGTCAATTTCAAGAAAATACTCCAAACTTTATAAAGAGCTATAATTGTGAAGATGCTTATAATAAAATTATTTTAAACCTAAAACAGAATATTAATATTGATATCGCATTGCTTGATATAAATCTGCCCCCACATAAACAATTAAATATTAATGACGGTATTGATTTAGCATTTGTTCTAAAAGAAAAATTCACAAAATGTAAAATAGTTCTTCTTACAATGCGCAGTGAGCCTTTGACTGTGGACAAAATAATAAAAGGCATAAGACCTGAAGGCTTTATATCAAAAAATGATATCAATTTTGAATCATTTCCTGTGATTTGCAAAAATATTATTGATGGCGAAATATTTAGGAGCAGTACAATAGTAGAATCCCAAAGAGAATTATTTAAGAAAAACATAAATTGGGATAATCATGACAACCAAATTTTAATTTTAATTTCTGAGGGAGTAAAAACGGTAAATCTTCCAGATTATATTCCTCTTTCGATGAGTGCTATAGAGAAAAGAAAAGCAAACATTAAAGATCAGCTGTTAAAAGGAAAAGGAAGCGATAAAGATTTAATAGAAAAAGCTAAAAACTTAGGATTATTATAG
- a CDS encoding tetratricopeptide repeat-containing sensor histidine kinase, translating to MKYKIIIKLLKTIFNLFFLFLALLIFSCKKTQSTNSELSRDISFVNNLDSKSKERYLDSINALLKYQKNDSVIRNFYFKISTEFYNNNNFKKSLSASLMALKLSKEVDDKKGIAKALYYVGDSYVNVKKDSSYFYYLQAEKLYYKLSDYDNTARMLFNKAYVLFYDGNYTECEVEISKALKLLKASKDERLIYSCNTLMGNCQEKLANYDKALWYHQLALNTFKTMKSKDIDQDEILNYDVTSIINICNLYDIKGEYSKSIKKLSELLSNHLKEKSPRLYANVLSNLAYSKMKSGQFHNVYGMFSESLEIVKNSGNESDILYKKIHIGEYFLTQRDTGKAIQILKEAKQLAIRIKNSNEILTSLKLLSVLDKENRFYYANEYIKLSDSINIVQKNTHNKYARIEYETSKIEDENRILTTKNLYIIIISFGVILLLVIVFILRYFKFKNSEIRFLKLQKKANEEIYLLLTEQHEKINSAKENEKTRIARELHDGIMNKIYSVRMNLGFFNSKVDQQIIEKRKEFISELQVIENEIRTISHDLSRTSFLDGNDFNSLLMGLIENQKEISKTNFKYITDSDFEWGDIQNICKINLYRIVQEAILNVNKYANAKNCEICIQKHSSKSLIMSIVDDGQGFDVRAKKNGIGLTNMSERTESMGGEFYVESKIGIGTRIQITLHF from the coding sequence TTGAAATATAAAATAATAATTAAACTATTGAAAACTATATTTAATTTATTTTTTTTATTTCTAGCGCTGCTAATTTTCTCATGTAAGAAAACTCAATCGACTAATTCGGAATTGAGTAGAGATATTTCATTTGTTAATAATTTAGATAGTAAATCAAAAGAGAGGTATCTCGATTCTATAAATGCTTTATTAAAGTATCAAAAAAATGATTCTGTTATTAGAAATTTCTACTTTAAGATTTCTACAGAATTTTATAATAATAATAATTTTAAAAAATCGTTATCGGCAAGTTTAATGGCTCTTAAGCTATCGAAGGAGGTAGATGATAAAAAAGGAATTGCAAAAGCGCTTTATTATGTTGGAGATAGTTATGTAAATGTAAAAAAAGATAGTTCTTATTTCTATTATTTGCAGGCAGAAAAATTGTACTACAAATTATCTGATTATGATAATACGGCAAGAATGTTATTCAATAAAGCTTATGTACTTTTTTATGATGGAAATTATACAGAATGTGAAGTTGAAATTTCTAAAGCTTTAAAACTTTTAAAAGCCTCCAAAGATGAAAGACTAATTTATTCCTGTAATACCTTAATGGGAAATTGTCAAGAGAAGTTAGCAAATTATGATAAAGCATTATGGTATCATCAATTGGCTTTAAATACTTTTAAGACAATGAAGTCTAAAGATATAGATCAAGATGAAATACTTAATTATGATGTAACATCTATTATCAACATCTGTAATCTTTACGATATAAAAGGTGAATATTCAAAATCTATTAAAAAATTAAGTGAATTACTCTCAAATCATTTAAAAGAAAAATCACCTAGATTATATGCCAATGTTCTCAGCAATTTGGCTTATTCAAAAATGAAAAGCGGACAATTTCATAATGTTTATGGGATGTTTTCCGAATCCTTAGAAATAGTAAAAAATAGCGGAAATGAATCTGATATTCTCTATAAAAAAATTCATATCGGCGAATATTTTTTAACCCAACGAGATACTGGTAAAGCAATTCAAATTCTTAAAGAAGCAAAGCAATTGGCAATTAGAATTAAGAACAGCAATGAAATTTTAACTTCATTAAAACTACTTTCGGTTTTAGATAAAGAAAATAGATTTTACTATGCAAATGAATATATAAAATTAAGCGATAGTATAAATATTGTTCAAAAAAATACGCATAACAAATATGCGCGAATTGAATATGAAACTTCTAAGATTGAAGATGAAAATAGAATTTTAACGACAAAGAACCTCTATATTATAATTATTTCATTTGGTGTGATTCTATTATTAGTCATTGTTTTTATTTTGAGATATTTTAAATTTAAAAATAGCGAAATCAGGTTTTTAAAGTTGCAGAAAAAGGCTAATGAGGAAATATATTTGTTGTTAACAGAACAGCATGAAAAAATTAACTCTGCCAAAGAAAATGAAAAAACTAGAATTGCCAGAGAATTACACGATGGTATCATGAACAAAATTTATAGTGTCCGTATGAATTTAGGTTTTTTTAATTCTAAGGTCGATCAACAAATCATCGAGAAGAGAAAAGAGTTTATATCCGAGTTGCAAGTTATAGAAAATGAAATTAGAACCATATCTCATGATTTAAGCAGAACTTCTTTTTTGGATGGTAATGATTTTAATAGTTTATTGATGGGCTTAATCGAAAATCAAAAAGAAATTAGTAAAACTAACTTCAAGTACATAACAGATTCAGATTTTGAGTGGGGAGACATCCAAAATATTTGCAAGATAAATTTATATCGCATCGTTCAGGAAGCTATTTTAAATGTTAACAAATATGCCAATGCCAAAAATTGTGAGATCTGTATCCAAAAACACAGCAGCAAATCTTTGATAATGAGTATTGTGGATGACGGTCAGGGCTTTGATGTTAGAGCCAAAAAGAATGGTATAGGATTAACTAATATGAGCGAGAGAACAGAGTCTATGGGAGGTGAATTCTATGTGGAATCAAAAATTGGGATAGGCACCAGAATACAAATTACGCTTCACTTCTAA
- a CDS encoding Glu/Leu/Phe/Val dehydrogenase dimerization domain-containing protein, giving the protein MKKALNNFESKEPLLVFNWKDSESEAEGWTIINSLRGDAAGGGTQMRKGLDMKEVLYSAKMMEMKFSVSGPSIGGAKSGINFDPNDPRKKEVLKRWYKVVSPLLKSYYGTYGDFNVDDINEVVPITEECGIWHPQEGISNGHFKHTEADKINRIGQLRYGVLKIIENSKFSPDVSKKYTISEMINGYGIAEAIRHYYTLYGGELKGKKVIVQGFGSVGAATSFYLTSLGAKIIGVIDSEGGLINEEGFSMEEIRLLFLTKDANKFVSKNKIPFEVINEKIWSIGAEIFAPCSTSEKITQNQVELLVLNGLEIISCGVNMPFADSAVFYGPTMEYADNKVSVLPYFISNCGMARLFAYFMQKEVKMDDETIFNDISQTIKDAIMKVYSLNTSKTNISARAFEIALKELDKVES; this is encoded by the coding sequence ATGAAAAAAGCACTAAATAACTTTGAAAGTAAAGAACCTTTGCTTGTTTTTAATTGGAAAGATTCTGAATCTGAGGCTGAAGGGTGGACTATTATCAATTCTCTTCGCGGTGATGCTGCGGGCGGCGGGACACAGATGAGAAAAGGACTTGATATGAAAGAAGTTCTGTATTCAGCCAAGATGATGGAGATGAAATTTTCAGTGTCTGGGCCATCTATTGGGGGCGCTAAATCTGGGATTAACTTTGATCCAAATGATCCGCGAAAAAAAGAGGTGCTTAAGCGTTGGTATAAAGTGGTTTCTCCTTTATTGAAAAGTTATTATGGAACCTACGGCGATTTTAATGTTGATGATATTAATGAAGTTGTGCCCATTACAGAAGAATGTGGTATTTGGCATCCGCAAGAAGGTATCTCTAACGGACATTTCAAACATACAGAGGCAGATAAAATTAATAGGATTGGCCAATTGCGCTATGGTGTTTTAAAAATAATTGAGAATTCGAAATTTTCGCCTGACGTTAGTAAAAAGTATACTATTTCTGAAATGATCAATGGTTATGGTATCGCAGAAGCAATTAGACATTACTATACGCTTTATGGAGGAGAATTAAAAGGGAAAAAGGTCATCGTTCAAGGTTTTGGAAGTGTAGGCGCTGCAACATCATTTTACTTAACTAGTTTGGGTGCAAAGATTATAGGAGTTATAGATAGTGAAGGAGGTTTAATTAATGAGGAGGGGTTTTCTATGGAAGAAATTCGCTTGTTGTTTCTGACTAAAGACGCGAACAAATTTGTCAGTAAAAATAAAATCCCTTTTGAAGTGATTAACGAGAAAATTTGGTCAATAGGCGCAGAAATATTTGCGCCCTGTTCTACATCTGAGAAAATAACTCAAAATCAAGTTGAGCTTTTAGTTTTAAACGGACTAGAAATTATTTCATGCGGCGTTAATATGCCTTTTGCAGATTCAGCCGTTTTTTATGGTCCAACTATGGAATATGCTGATAACAAAGTAAGTGTATTGCCTTATTTTATCTCAAACTGCGGCATGGCTCGACTTTTTGCTTACTTTATGCAAAAAGAAGTAAAAATGGATGATGAAACCATTTTTAATGATATTTCCCAGACGATAAAAGATGCTATAATGAAAGTTTATAGTTTAAATACTTCCAAAACAAATATTAGTGCTCGTGCTTTTGAGATTGCATTAAAAGAACTTGACAAAGTTGAGTCTTAA
- a CDS encoding non-ribosomal peptide synthetase gives MDNTMSNNINLVSKYWKKKILNREEVLGGHQKPNSLPCVTVNANELNYFNSLTNKNPIAQYTVISAIYSFLLKKLINEFDGFVVSNFGGKNNSLLLSYSTDLKTSFKEYLNQIKLEILETLNHSDYNTDSISKKTGITDLNVFSNYSININSESQLYCNGLLFDTKINERGDIEIRASYLEGFVKKAVAERLVQYFKCFITSLESSITFNLWEYPLLSENEKHQLLVNFNDTDTAYPKDKTIVDLFEEQVENTPNNIAVQFEETKLTYKEVNEKANQLAHYISSKHSINKGDIIGVFLPKSDIGIISILAILKLGAVYLPIDTSYPQERIDYLIQDSGLKLLISDSIKLDIDNCETIVLKSINFEDNCSDNINASILSKDLAYVIYTSGSTGKPKGVMVEHRSNINMSLDQIKSFGINEDDKIVWFASVAFDASISEIMMSLYSGATLCIPTEEIIKDKDRFISFLKETKSTVVTFPPSYLGLLSENDISGLRCIITAGESANSTKAKAVVESGIDYYNAYGPTECAVCVSIYKVTKDDFEKSVIPIGRPISNTQVYILDEALKPLPIGATGKLYVSGSGVARGYLNKSELTEEKFIANPFIEGARMYDTGDLACWLPDGNIEFLGRKDQQVKIRGYRIELGEIENTISQYSENLKQVAVEVRENNQEKVLAAYLVSTINIDKSELRRFLQANLPDYMVPGFYIELEKLPVTPNGKIDRNSLPDISVQDVIRKEYVGPRNRTEENLVLIWQEVLGIEPIGITDNFFELGGHSLSTAQIINSTRKQLGKTVSFKAFFANPTIEGLSKELQEKDFTAIPKAAEALSYPLTPSQSRLWILTQLEGGSLAYNMPAAVKLTGVVDGTKFEESFKRLIDRHEILRTTFKTNLSGDVRQFIVPAEQINFKIAEQDYSAKENQGETIAAYLQAINSEPFDLEQAPLVRASLIKLKEDEYVFFLSLHHIIGDGWSVEVLMSEVVKTYNSLMQETEIDLPELKLQYKDYAVWFNSEIQQEKYQASEHYWLKQFEGELPVLDLPSFKIRPLIQTYNGESLTHRFSRVFLEKLKKYSKDQGLTLFMSLMAGINALLHRYTGQDDIIIGTPIAGREHPDLEHQIGLYLNTLAIRTRLQKETSFSDLAASQKETLLGAYEYQSYPFDVLAGKLNLKRDTSRNALFDVLVVLQNQRQLNNLNNVELANFQVSDYEFSRKTSQFDVSFTFTETEGLDLTIEYNTDIYDAYLIERMFPHFENLVTAALEQPEIPIQEIQYLTKEEEQQLLVGFNDTAIAYSKDKTIIDLFEEQVASTPNNIAVVFEDIQLTYQELNEKANQLSFYLREHYAVEPDDLIGIKLNRSEKMVITVLGILKSGAAYVPIDVNYPQERIAYIEKDSNSKIVIDEKALGVFTEMQQKYSKENPSKINKPQDLAYVIYTSGTTGNPKGVMIEHGNAVALINWSKLEFDQSKFEIMYAATSYCFDLSVYEMFYTLAIGKKIRVLNNALEIKNHINEESRVALNTVPSVVRNLLEDNIDLKNATFINMAGEIVPPDIVEKLQTEKIEVRNLYGPSEDTTYSTSYKALNQTYINFPIGKPISNTQVYILDPDFHLVPVGAVGKLYLSGAGVARGYFGKPELTKEKFISNPFIAGERMYDTGDLGRWLPDGNIEFLGRKDQQVKIRGYRIELGEIENAILLYSENLKQVIVESKEVNQEKVLIAYLVSNADLDKADLKKFLQEKLPDYMVPSFYVQLEKLPLSPNGKVDRKVLPGISGDDIMRKEYTAPRNEVENKLVLIWQEVLGIQKIGVTDSLFELGGNSLSATRLISLIHKEFEVKISINDLFKNRTLEDQAVFIENIHAAFGVDADQDKSNVEIEKFYI, from the coding sequence ATGGATAATACGATGTCAAATAATATTAATTTGGTTTCAAAATATTGGAAGAAAAAGATATTAAACAGAGAGGAAGTTCTTGGGGGGCATCAGAAACCAAATAGTCTGCCTTGTGTCACTGTTAATGCCAATGAACTAAACTATTTTAACAGTCTTACCAATAAAAACCCAATAGCTCAATATACTGTTATAAGCGCTATTTATTCTTTTTTGCTAAAGAAACTGATTAATGAATTTGACGGTTTTGTCGTATCAAATTTTGGTGGTAAAAATAATTCCTTGCTATTATCATATTCCACAGATTTAAAAACATCTTTTAAGGAATATCTAAACCAGATTAAACTTGAAATTCTAGAGACATTAAATCATTCTGATTACAATACTGATAGTATATCTAAAAAAACAGGTATTACTGATTTAAATGTTTTCTCTAATTATAGTATAAATATCAATTCTGAATCTCAGTTATATTGTAATGGTCTTTTGTTTGATACAAAAATAAATGAGAGAGGTGATATAGAAATTCGCGCCTCTTATTTGGAAGGTTTTGTAAAAAAAGCAGTAGCAGAACGTTTGGTTCAGTATTTTAAATGTTTTATAACTAGTTTAGAAAGCAGCATAACATTTAATTTATGGGAATATCCATTGCTTTCTGAAAATGAAAAACACCAATTATTGGTGAATTTTAATGATACCGATACTGCTTACCCGAAAGATAAAACGATAGTAGATTTATTTGAAGAACAAGTTGAAAATACTCCAAATAATATTGCTGTTCAATTTGAAGAAACGAAATTAACGTATAAGGAAGTAAACGAAAAGGCCAATCAGTTAGCTCATTATATTTCTTCCAAACATTCTATAAATAAAGGCGACATAATTGGTGTGTTTTTGCCAAAGTCTGATATTGGAATCATTTCAATATTGGCAATACTAAAGTTAGGTGCGGTTTATTTACCGATAGACACAAGTTACCCTCAAGAAAGAATAGACTATTTAATACAAGACAGCGGTTTAAAATTATTAATTAGTGACAGTATCAAATTAGATATTGATAATTGTGAGACAATAGTTCTAAAATCAATAAATTTTGAAGACAATTGCAGCGATAATATTAATGCATCTATTTTATCCAAAGATTTAGCCTATGTAATTTATACATCTGGTTCTACCGGAAAACCTAAAGGGGTGATGGTTGAACATAGGAGTAATATAAATATGTCTTTGGATCAGATTAAGTCTTTTGGGATTAATGAAGATGACAAGATTGTATGGTTTGCTTCAGTAGCTTTTGATGCATCCATATCTGAGATTATGATGAGTTTGTATAGTGGTGCCACATTATGCATTCCGACAGAAGAAATAATAAAAGACAAAGATCGATTTATAAGTTTTTTAAAAGAGACAAAATCAACGGTAGTTACTTTTCCTCCAAGTTATTTAGGATTACTTTCTGAAAACGATATTTCTGGATTGAGATGTATAATTACTGCCGGAGAATCTGCTAATTCAACTAAAGCAAAAGCGGTTGTAGAATCAGGAATTGATTATTACAATGCCTATGGACCTACAGAATGTGCTGTTTGTGTGTCGATTTATAAGGTAACCAAAGATGATTTTGAAAAGTCAGTGATTCCAATTGGCCGACCAATATCAAATACTCAAGTTTATATATTGGATGAAGCATTAAAGCCATTGCCGATTGGAGCAACAGGAAAGCTGTATGTTTCGGGTTCTGGTGTGGCTAGAGGTTATTTAAACAAGTCTGAGCTTACAGAAGAAAAATTTATTGCAAATCCTTTTATAGAAGGGGCACGTATGTATGATACGGGAGATTTAGCGTGTTGGTTACCCGATGGCAATATTGAATTCTTAGGAAGAAAGGACCAGCAGGTAAAAATCAGAGGATATAGAATTGAGCTGGGAGAAATAGAAAACACAATTTCGCAGTATTCAGAAAATTTAAAACAAGTAGCTGTTGAGGTAAGAGAAAACAACCAAGAGAAAGTATTGGCTGCTTATCTGGTATCGACGATAAACATAGATAAATCAGAACTGAGACGCTTCCTGCAAGCGAATTTGCCAGATTATATGGTTCCAGGGTTTTATATTGAATTAGAAAAATTGCCAGTAACCCCTAATGGAAAAATAGACAGAAACTCTTTGCCCGATATTTCTGTACAAGATGTTATAAGAAAAGAGTATGTGGGGCCAAGAAACAGAACGGAAGAAAATTTGGTTCTAATATGGCAGGAAGTATTAGGAATAGAGCCAATAGGAATAACCGATAATTTCTTTGAGTTAGGAGGACATAGTCTTAGTACAGCTCAAATAATCAACAGTACCCGTAAGCAATTAGGAAAAACGGTATCATTTAAGGCGTTTTTTGCCAATCCAACGATAGAAGGCCTGAGTAAGGAGTTACAGGAGAAGGATTTTACAGCAATACCAAAAGCAGCAGAAGCATTGTCTTATCCTTTGACACCTTCGCAAAGCAGACTTTGGATATTGACCCAATTGGAAGGTGGTTCATTGGCGTATAATATGCCGGCGGCTGTCAAACTAACAGGAGTTGTTGATGGGACTAAATTTGAAGAATCTTTTAAACGATTGATTGACCGTCATGAAATTTTGAGAACCACCTTCAAAACAAATCTGTCAGGAGATGTTCGACAATTTATAGTACCTGCAGAGCAAATTAATTTTAAAATAGCAGAGCAGGACTATAGTGCAAAAGAAAATCAAGGAGAAACCATTGCAGCTTATTTGCAAGCAATAAACAGTGAGCCTTTCGATTTAGAACAGGCACCACTTGTAAGAGCATCTTTAATCAAATTAAAAGAAGACGAATATGTGTTTTTCTTATCCCTTCATCATATTATTGGAGATGGATGGTCAGTAGAAGTATTGATGTCTGAGGTTGTGAAAACCTACAATTCGCTCATGCAAGAGACAGAAATTGACTTGCCTGAATTAAAACTTCAGTACAAGGACTATGCAGTGTGGTTCAACAGCGAAATACAGCAGGAGAAGTATCAGGCATCTGAGCATTATTGGCTTAAACAATTTGAGGGAGAGCTGCCAGTATTGGATTTGCCAAGTTTTAAAATCCGACCGCTAATTCAGACGTATAATGGAGAGAGCCTTACACACAGATTTTCGAGGGTATTTTTAGAGAAATTAAAGAAATACTCGAAAGACCAGGGGCTTACCTTGTTTATGAGTTTAATGGCGGGAATAAATGCTTTACTGCATAGATATACAGGTCAGGACGACATTATAATAGGAACGCCAATAGCCGGAAGAGAACATCCGGATCTGGAGCATCAAATAGGCTTGTATCTCAATACGCTTGCCATACGGACGCGATTGCAAAAAGAAACCAGTTTTTCTGATCTGGCAGCATCCCAAAAGGAGACTTTATTGGGAGCTTATGAATATCAAAGTTATCCTTTTGATGTATTGGCGGGCAAATTGAATTTAAAAAGAGACACGAGCCGTAACGCTTTGTTTGATGTTCTGGTGGTTTTGCAAAATCAGAGACAATTGAACAATCTTAATAATGTAGAACTGGCAAATTTTCAGGTAAGTGATTATGAGTTTTCCAGAAAAACATCCCAATTTGATGTAAGTTTCACCTTTACAGAAACAGAAGGGTTAGACTTGACTATTGAATACAATACCGACATCTATGATGCGTATTTGATTGAAAGAATGTTTCCTCATTTTGAGAATCTCGTTACGGCAGCTCTGGAACAGCCAGAAATACCTATTCAGGAGATACAATACCTCACTAAAGAAGAAGAGCAGCAGCTATTGGTTGGGTTTAATGATACAGCGATAGCTTATTCAAAAGATAAAACAATAATAGACTTATTTGAAGAACAGGTTGCCAGCACGCCAAATAATATTGCTGTTGTATTTGAAGATATACAGCTAACATATCAGGAGCTAAATGAAAAGGCAAACCAATTGTCTTTTTACTTAAGAGAACATTACGCTGTTGAACCCGATGATTTGATCGGTATAAAGCTCAATAGAAGCGAGAAGATGGTCATCACTGTTCTGGGAATATTAAAATCGGGGGCGGCTTATGTGCCAATAGATGTTAATTATCCTCAGGAGAGAATCGCTTATATTGAGAAGGACAGCAATAGCAAGATTGTTATTGATGAAAAAGCTTTAGGTGTATTTACAGAAATGCAGCAGAAATATTCGAAAGAGAATCCAAGCAAAATAAACAAACCGCAGGATTTAGCATATGTAATTTATACATCTGGGACTACCGGGAATCCAAAAGGAGTTATGATAGAGCATGGTAATGCAGTGGCACTGATCAATTGGTCAAAATTGGAATTTGATCAGTCAAAATTTGAAATCATGTACGCGGCAACATCCTATTGTTTTGATTTATCAGTGTATGAGATGTTTTACACCTTAGCAATAGGGAAAAAGATCAGGGTTTTAAATAATGCTTTGGAAATAAAAAATCATATAAATGAGGAAAGCAGAGTGGCCTTAAATACGGTGCCTTCTGTTGTTAGAAACTTATTGGAAGACAACATAGATTTAAAGAATGCAACTTTTATCAATATGGCAGGAGAAATTGTACCTCCTGATATTGTGGAAAAACTTCAGACAGAAAAAATAGAGGTCAGAAACTTATACGGACCATCAGAGGATACAACTTACAGTACAAGTTATAAAGCACTCAATCAAACCTATATCAATTTTCCAATTGGTAAACCAATATCCAATACACAGGTTTATATTCTAGATCCTGATTTTCATTTAGTTCCCGTTGGAGCAGTAGGAAAACTGTATCTCTCGGGGGCAGGAGTAGCAAGAGGATATTTTGGCAAACCAGAACTTACAAAAGAGAAGTTTATCTCGAATCCTTTTATAGCGGGAGAACGAATGTATGATACGGGAGATTTGGGCAGGTGGCTGCCAGACGGTAATATTGAATTTTTGGGAAGAAAGGATCAGCAGGTTAAGATACGAGGGTACAGAATCGAACTTGGTGAGATAGAGAATGCGATATTACTGTATTCAGAGAATTTGAAGCAAGTAATTGTTGAGTCAAAAGAAGTAAATCAGGAGAAAGTATTAATTGCCTATTTAGTATCGAATGCAGACCTAGATAAGGCAGACCTAAAGAAATTTTTGCAAGAAAAGCTGCCAGATTATATGGTTCCAAGCTTTTATGTTCAATTGGAAAAATTACCGTTGTCTCCAAATGGAAAGGTGGATAGAAAGGTTTTGCCTGGCATATCTGGAGATGATATTATGAGAAAAGAGTATACAGCTCCAAGAAATGAGGTTGAGAACAAGCTGGTTTTAATATGGCAGGAAGTTTTAGGAATTCAGAAAATAGGGGTTACAGACAGTTTATTTGAATTAGGAGGAAACAGTTTAAGTGCGACAAGATTAATTAGTCTTATACATAAAGAATTTGAAGTAAAAATTTCTATTAATGATTTATTCAAAAATAGAACATTAGAAGATCAAGCTGTTTTTATTGAAAATATTCATGCAGCGTTTGGTGTTGATGCGGATCAAGATAAAAGCAATGTTGAAATTGAAAAGTTTTATATATGA